A single window of Candidatus Nezhaarchaeales archaeon DNA harbors:
- the cofE gene encoding coenzyme F420-0:L-glutamate ligase, protein MELIPIPTPLIKPGEDLVDVLLKTMRSLNLEFKDGDVLAIADKAVAVSKGSIVNLKDVIPSQKALTLSKRCGLEPAFVEVVLKEADAILGYVERAILTLKASILVANAGVDRKNAPAGTVTLWLKDPDEAAREIKRKLEAETGKRLAVLLVDSRVNPLRMGTTGFTLGLAGFKPVEDCRGQLDLYGKPLLITRINIADDLAAAAHLLMGEGANMVPAVIIRGAPIELNENYTSKNLLINPKECLYVKGFKRLSDVQF, encoded by the coding sequence GTGGAGCTAATACCCATCCCTACGCCTTTAATAAAGCCGGGTGAGGACCTAGTGGATGTCCTCCTCAAAACCATGCGGAGCTTAAACCTTGAGTTTAAGGATGGAGATGTGCTAGCCATCGCTGATAAGGCAGTAGCGGTAAGTAAGGGTAGTATTGTAAACCTTAAGGACGTAATACCCTCACAGAAGGCTTTAACCCTCTCTAAGAGATGCGGGTTAGAACCTGCTTTCGTTGAAGTCGTTCTTAAGGAGGCCGACGCGATACTAGGATACGTTGAAAGAGCGATATTAACGCTAAAAGCCAGCATATTAGTGGCAAACGCAGGCGTGGATCGTAAAAACGCGCCAGCCGGTACGGTTACGCTTTGGCTTAAAGACCCCGATGAAGCAGCTAGGGAGATAAAACGTAAACTAGAGGCTGAAACAGGTAAGAGGTTAGCCGTCTTACTCGTTGATAGCAGAGTTAACCCGCTACGAATGGGTACTACCGGTTTTACGCTAGGTTTAGCCGGCTTTAAACCCGTTGAGGATTGTAGGGGACAACTCGACCTCTACGGTAAACCTCTCCTTATCACGAGGATTAACATCGCCGACGACCTAGCCGCGGCAGCCCACCTACTTATGGGTGAAGGAGCAAATATGGTGCCCGCGGTAATTATTCGAGGAGCGCCGATCGAGCTTAATGAGAACTACACCTCCAAGAACCTCCTAATAAACCCTAAAGAATGCCTCTACGTGAAAGGTTTTAAAAGGCTAAGCGACGTTCAGTTTTAA
- a CDS encoding amino acid carrier protein: MKVKLFILFLRGIHNALSEVNTFMAEDIWKAILAANDYLNSIVWGIPMIILLVGTGLLLVFLHGFIQVRKFGTIVKTMFWRGGAKGEVHPFKMWCMVMGATVGVGNIAGVSTAVHLGGPGAVFWMWICAILGMGVKLTEVTLSLWSRRVLPDGRIRGGTMYYIEKIPKIGPPLAIFFSLMAFLCAFGIGNMTQANSVALGVEYAAKEVFGITDPGSIFNLRLAAGILMVIFTALVIIGGIKRIAEVSFYLIPFMSAWYIIFGLGIWIASGANFGRGIYTIISSAFTGTAAVGGFAGASVYMAIRYGFARGLFSNEAGLGSAPLAYAYAESDHPGRQGFYGAFEVFWDTIVICTITGVADVVTGAWETGLTSTALAAEAFRRVYGLWSPIFVSVALCLFAYTTLLTWEFYGENTFLYFIVEKCKIGSYRTASWFYRIVWLPPIIAAAVAAAYLGPIWDFADTMNGLMAIPNLIAVVILAPIAVKLAKDFYTRHIIEVGGAKPATATDGGNKEPPVLCVNHPMRDVLEKVFGAKKK, from the coding sequence ATGAAGGTAAAACTTTTTATACTGTTTCTACGAGGCATACATAACGCCCTTAGTGAGGTTAATACTTTTATGGCTGAAGACATCTGGAAGGCTATACTAGCCGCTAACGACTATCTTAATTCCATCGTTTGGGGCATACCAATGATCATCCTATTAGTCGGCACCGGCCTATTACTAGTTTTCCTCCACGGCTTCATCCAGGTTAGGAAGTTCGGGACAATCGTTAAAACGATGTTTTGGAGGGGCGGCGCTAAAGGCGAGGTACATCCATTCAAGATGTGGTGCATGGTAATGGGCGCAACGGTTGGGGTTGGCAATATAGCCGGCGTTAGTACCGCCGTACACCTTGGGGGTCCTGGAGCGGTATTCTGGATGTGGATCTGCGCCATCCTAGGTATGGGTGTTAAGCTAACAGAGGTTACCTTAAGCCTTTGGAGCCGTAGGGTACTCCCTGACGGAAGGATTAGGGGCGGGACGATGTACTATATTGAAAAGATCCCGAAGATAGGGCCTCCACTCGCTATATTCTTCTCCCTAATGGCCTTCCTCTGCGCCTTCGGTATTGGAAACATGACGCAGGCTAACTCTGTAGCTTTAGGTGTTGAGTACGCAGCTAAAGAGGTCTTCGGTATTACTGATCCGGGGAGCATCTTCAACCTTAGGTTGGCCGCCGGCATACTGATGGTAATTTTCACAGCGCTAGTAATTATCGGCGGGATTAAAAGGATCGCCGAGGTATCGTTCTACCTAATCCCCTTCATGTCCGCTTGGTACATAATCTTCGGCCTAGGAATATGGATTGCCTCCGGAGCTAACTTCGGCCGCGGCATATACACAATCATATCAAGCGCGTTCACCGGGACAGCCGCTGTAGGAGGCTTTGCCGGAGCCTCGGTATACATGGCCATCAGGTACGGCTTTGCAAGGGGTTTATTCTCTAACGAGGCGGGCCTAGGTAGTGCACCACTAGCTTACGCCTACGCAGAGTCCGACCACCCTGGAAGGCAGGGCTTCTACGGGGCCTTCGAGGTCTTCTGGGATACGATAGTAATATGCACTATTACTGGCGTGGCCGATGTGGTTACCGGCGCTTGGGAAACCGGTTTAACCAGTACGGCTTTAGCCGCCGAAGCGTTCCGCCGCGTCTACGGCCTCTGGTCCCCTATCTTTGTGAGCGTCGCGCTCTGTCTCTTCGCATATACAACCCTATTAACGTGGGAGTTTTACGGCGAAAACACTTTCCTATACTTCATAGTGGAAAAATGCAAAATCGGAAGCTACAGAACTGCGTCCTGGTTCTACCGTATCGTATGGCTACCGCCCATTATCGCGGCAGCCGTTGCAGCGGCTTACCTCGGTCCAATATGGGACTTCGCTGATACGATGAACGGTTTAATGGCCATCCCCAACCTAATCGCCGTGGTGATCCTAGCCCCGATAGCGGTTAAACTCGCTAAGGACTTCTACACGCGCCACATCATCGAGGTAGGTGGAGCTAAACCAGCCACCGCCACTGATGGCGGTAACAAGGAACCTCCCGTTCTCTGCGTTAATCATCCCATGCGCGACGTACTGGAAAAGGTTTTCGGCGCTAAGAAGAAGTAG
- a CDS encoding acetyl ornithine aminotransferase family protein — MEAPKIVIKPPGPKARVYTELEARYVSTGVGVKLFPLVPERAYGCVIIDVDGNKFIDLLAGAAAANIGYSHPALVKSVEEQVRRMQHSMIGYHYNVRAIELAEKLVRITPGSFAKKVIFGLSGSDACDLAMKVARFSTRKPWLLSFIGSYHGHTYGAASISSFKGLMKRGFSPVIPQVAWVPYAYCYRCPFKQEYPGCGVYCVDYVEEYVLNHVVPQDEVAAVFVEPIQGDAGIVVPPKEFLVKLRKLCDRYGFLLVLDEVQSGMGRTGRWFAVEHFNVEPDLLICGKALASGMGVSAVVGRAEVMDIPSGTGLLTPAANPVASSAALATIEVIEREGLMENAVRIGGYFLRRIEELKRKYEVIGDVRGKGLMIGVEVIRDAKTKQPNPELTGMICWRAFELGLILPSYGFNSNVLRITPPLVMSVELAEKACNLIEAAVKDAVEGRVEKASVTWR, encoded by the coding sequence TTGGAGGCTCCTAAGATCGTTATTAAGCCACCAGGCCCTAAAGCTAGGGTTTACACCGAGCTTGAAGCTAGGTACGTTTCAACAGGAGTTGGCGTAAAGCTCTTCCCACTCGTACCTGAACGCGCTTATGGATGCGTAATTATCGACGTTGATGGAAACAAGTTCATAGATTTGTTAGCTGGCGCAGCTGCAGCTAATATTGGTTATTCGCATCCAGCGTTAGTTAAGAGCGTAGAGGAGCAGGTACGTAGGATGCAGCACTCAATGATAGGCTACCACTACAACGTTAGAGCTATTGAGCTGGCGGAGAAGCTCGTTAGGATTACACCCGGCTCCTTCGCTAAGAAGGTTATTTTCGGCCTTTCAGGATCCGATGCCTGCGACTTAGCCATGAAGGTTGCGCGTTTCTCCACGCGTAAACCGTGGCTATTATCGTTTATTGGCTCCTACCACGGCCATACTTACGGTGCCGCCTCCATATCAAGCTTCAAGGGACTTATGAAGCGTGGTTTTTCACCCGTAATCCCTCAAGTGGCTTGGGTACCCTACGCCTATTGCTATAGATGTCCCTTTAAACAGGAATACCCTGGTTGCGGAGTTTACTGCGTAGATTACGTTGAGGAGTACGTACTTAACCACGTAGTTCCGCAGGATGAAGTGGCGGCGGTATTCGTTGAACCTATTCAGGGAGACGCCGGTATAGTTGTACCTCCTAAAGAGTTCCTCGTTAAGCTTAGGAAGCTTTGCGATCGTTACGGCTTCCTACTCGTCCTTGATGAGGTGCAGAGCGGTATGGGTAGAACTGGGCGTTGGTTCGCCGTTGAACACTTTAACGTTGAACCAGACTTGTTGATATGTGGAAAGGCTTTAGCTTCAGGTATGGGGGTAAGCGCGGTCGTTGGAAGGGCTGAGGTAATGGATATACCGTCGGGTACCGGTTTACTAACCCCAGCGGCTAACCCCGTTGCTTCGAGCGCGGCGTTAGCCACCATAGAGGTTATTGAGCGCGAGGGCTTAATGGAGAACGCCGTAAGAATCGGCGGGTACTTCCTAAGGAGGATTGAGGAGTTAAAGCGTAAGTACGAGGTTATAGGTGATGTACGCGGTAAGGGCTTAATGATCGGAGTGGAGGTTATACGTGACGCTAAAACTAAGCAGCCAAACCCGGAGCTTACAGGTATGATCTGTTGGAGGGCCTTTGAACTAGGCCTTATCCTTCCAAGCTACGGTTTTAACTCCAACGTATTAAGGATTACGCCGCCCTTAGTGATGAGCGTGGAGCTAGCTGAGAAAGCGTGTAACCTGATCGAGGCTGCTGTAAAGGACGCGGTCGAAGGTAGGGTTGAGAAGGCCTCCGTAACGTGGAGGTAA
- a CDS encoding FAD-linked oxidase C-terminal domain-containing protein, with the protein MLNLGYNAVTEDVLEELKAIVGAENVLTRVEGVEDYTHDESPLKTRASPEVVVKPGGTSEVAKILALANMKRIPVTPRGAGTGLCGGAVPVFGGLVLSLERMNRLLEIDPDNLMVTVEAGMRVADLHREVEKYDLLYPPDPGEKTATIGGNISTNAGGMRAVKYGVTRDYVKGLEVVLATGEVLRIGGKIVKNSTGYDLLDLIVGSEGTLAVVTKAILKLVPKPRFSVTLYVPFPSIYDAAKAVFKTVRRKVLPTAVEFAQRDIVVIAETYTGMRLPHRDAEAYLIIRLDGNTDEELKALYEDTCSVCLENKALDVYVAKGRDQDRIWEVRSSFFDALKSLGPFQVLDVAVPRSRIPAFVEGIEAISRRHQVRVVSFGHAGDGNVHVHVFEPGASKVVEEVYRLGVSLGGTVSGEHGLGFEKKRYARLALSVTHLEIMRGIKKVFDPNNVLNPGKVFD; encoded by the coding sequence TTGTTAAACCTTGGCTATAACGCGGTAACAGAGGACGTATTAGAGGAGCTTAAAGCCATAGTTGGCGCTGAAAACGTGCTTACACGGGTTGAAGGGGTTGAGGATTATACTCACGATGAGTCGCCGTTAAAGACGCGTGCAAGCCCTGAAGTGGTTGTAAAGCCCGGGGGTACGAGTGAAGTAGCCAAGATCCTAGCCTTAGCCAACATGAAGCGTATACCCGTAACGCCTAGGGGGGCTGGTACAGGCTTATGTGGAGGGGCTGTACCGGTTTTCGGAGGTCTCGTCTTATCGCTTGAAAGGATGAATAGGTTACTGGAGATCGATCCGGATAACTTAATGGTAACCGTTGAAGCCGGGATGAGGGTAGCTGATCTACACCGCGAGGTTGAAAAATATGATCTCCTCTACCCTCCTGACCCAGGCGAGAAGACGGCGACCATTGGTGGTAACATTTCAACTAATGCCGGCGGGATGCGGGCCGTTAAATACGGAGTTACTAGGGACTACGTGAAGGGGTTGGAGGTTGTCCTAGCGACGGGGGAGGTTTTACGTATTGGAGGTAAAATTGTTAAGAATTCCACTGGCTACGACCTGCTGGACTTAATCGTAGGGTCTGAAGGGACGTTAGCGGTAGTAACTAAGGCTATCTTAAAGCTGGTTCCTAAGCCTAGGTTTAGCGTAACGCTCTACGTACCCTTCCCCAGTATCTATGATGCCGCTAAGGCCGTGTTTAAAACCGTGAGGAGGAAGGTTTTACCGACAGCGGTGGAGTTCGCCCAGAGGGATATCGTGGTTATCGCTGAAACCTATACCGGTATGAGGCTCCCGCATCGTGATGCGGAAGCATACCTTATTATACGCTTGGACGGCAATACCGATGAAGAGTTGAAGGCGCTATACGAGGATACTTGTAGCGTATGCCTCGAAAATAAAGCTTTAGACGTATACGTAGCTAAAGGTAGGGATCAGGATAGGATATGGGAGGTTAGAAGCAGCTTCTTCGACGCGTTAAAGAGCTTAGGCCCTTTCCAGGTCCTCGACGTAGCCGTGCCTAGGAGTAGGATACCGGCCTTCGTTGAAGGTATTGAAGCGATATCTAGGCGTCACCAGGTTAGGGTTGTTAGCTTCGGCCATGCTGGCGATGGGAACGTACACGTACACGTCTTTGAACCGGGGGCTTCGAAGGTTGTGGAGGAAGTTTATAGGCTTGGGGTATCGTTAGGGGGCACCGTATCCGGTGAGCATGGTCTCGGGTTTGAGAAGAAGCGGTATGCGCGCTTAGCTTTAAGTGTAACGCACCTTGAGATCATGAGGGGGATAAAGAAGGTCTTCGACCCTAACAACGTGCTTAACCCGGGTAAGGTCTTCGATTAA
- the gcvPA gene encoding aminomethyl-transferring glycine dehydrogenase subunit GcvPA produces MASPYIPNDPEEVRSQMLKSLGLSSVEELFVDIPEEVKLKRSLALPGPLSEVEVRKEVERILKKNRTVKELLCFLGAGVYRHYVPAAVDFVASRSEFLTSYTPYQAEVNQGMLQALFEYQSMICELTAMDVANSSMYDWASALGEAARMAARVTSRYEFVVPHYISPERYMVLRSYAEPAGIRIVEAPQDRETGRIDLERLKAIVSSKTAAVYIENPSYLGFVVDNADEVAEVVHDVGGLYVVGVDPTSLGVLKPPGDYGADIVIGEGQPLGNYMNFGGPLLGIFACRDDPRLVRQMPGRLIGVTTTVKDSDRGFCMVLQTREQHIRRERATSNICTNEALCALRAAVYMALLGKNGFKELGELIATLTNYAIKLTSEVKGVKAPLFKAFHFKEFTVNLDGAGLKVSDVNKELLKLEIQGGKDLSNEYPELGQTALYCVTEEHTEADLRRLQRSLKLIVEGSG; encoded by the coding sequence ATGGCTAGCCCCTACATACCGAACGATCCCGAGGAAGTAAGAAGCCAGATGCTTAAGTCGTTGGGGTTAAGCAGCGTTGAAGAGCTATTCGTAGATATCCCCGAGGAGGTTAAGCTTAAGAGAAGCTTAGCTTTACCGGGGCCGCTATCCGAGGTGGAGGTTAGGAAGGAGGTTGAAAGAATCCTTAAGAAGAATAGGACCGTTAAGGAACTCCTCTGCTTCCTAGGGGCTGGCGTCTACCGGCACTACGTACCCGCCGCCGTGGACTTCGTGGCTTCGAGGTCTGAGTTCTTAACCAGCTATACCCCTTACCAAGCTGAGGTTAATCAAGGGATGCTACAGGCCCTCTTCGAATATCAGAGTATGATCTGCGAGCTAACAGCCATGGATGTAGCTAATAGCTCCATGTACGACTGGGCTTCAGCCCTAGGCGAAGCCGCTAGGATGGCGGCGCGCGTAACGTCGCGATATGAGTTCGTAGTCCCACACTATATTAGCCCTGAGAGGTACATGGTGCTACGCTCCTATGCTGAGCCTGCCGGTATTAGAATAGTGGAGGCCCCCCAGGATCGTGAAACCGGGCGGATCGACCTTGAGAGGCTGAAGGCTATCGTGTCTAGTAAGACCGCGGCCGTCTACATCGAGAACCCGTCCTACCTCGGGTTCGTCGTTGATAACGCTGACGAGGTGGCTGAGGTAGTGCATGACGTCGGCGGGCTATACGTAGTCGGCGTTGACCCGACATCCTTAGGGGTTCTTAAGCCTCCGGGCGACTATGGAGCCGACATAGTGATCGGCGAGGGGCAACCGCTAGGTAACTATATGAACTTCGGGGGGCCGCTACTCGGTATCTTCGCCTGCCGCGACGATCCAAGACTGGTTAGACAGATGCCTGGCAGGTTGATAGGCGTTACTACTACCGTGAAGGATTCTGATAGAGGGTTCTGCATGGTCCTCCAAACGAGGGAGCAGCATATAAGGAGGGAGAGGGCGACGTCGAATATATGTACTAACGAAGCTTTATGCGCTTTGAGGGCCGCCGTCTACATGGCCCTACTTGGTAAGAACGGCTTTAAGGAGCTAGGCGAACTGATCGCTACGTTGACGAACTACGCCATAAAATTGACGTCGGAGGTTAAGGGCGTTAAGGCCCCGCTATTTAAAGCCTTCCACTTCAAGGAGTTCACCGTGAACCTTGACGGCGCTGGCCTTAAGGTTTCGGACGTTAATAAGGAGCTTTTAAAGCTAGAGATTCAAGGAGGTAAGGATCTAAGTAACGAGTACCCGGAGCTAGGGCAAACGGCGTTATACTGTGTAACCGAGGAGCATACTGAGGCAGATCTAAGGAGGCTACAACGCTCGTTAAAGCTGATCGTGGAGGGGTCAGGATGA
- the gcvPB gene encoding aminomethyl-transferring glycine dehydrogenase subunit GcvPB — translation MKGYTQARWPEPLIFELGRSGRSGVTLPKAEEAVKAIGDWRSLAPKNMLRAEPPDLPEVTEVEVVRHYVRLSQMSYGVDLGFYPLGSCTMKYNPKVCEALANLDQVHWIHPYQEEETVQGALELMYKLSSWLAEITGTDAVSLQPAAGAHGEFVGTLIMRAYHKLRGETRIEIIVPDSAHGTNPASAAMAGFKVVVVPTRGDGCIDMEALKSVLSNRTAGLMLTNPNTLGVFEKDIVEIAKMVHEQGGLLYYDGANLNAILGKARPGDMGFDIVHINLHKTFSTPHGGGGPGAGPIGVKKHLEEFLPVPLVRYDGKKYYLDYDLPHSIGKVRAFYGNFEVLVRAFAYILSMGAEGLRKASEVAVLNANYLARKVSRIEGLTVPYGGLVKHEFVASASKLKSATGVETKHVAKRLLDYGVHAPTVYFPLIVGEALMIEPTETEALEEIDRFAEALSSIVNEAREKREAVLNAPHSTSVGLLDEVKASHPKTLSLSWRMMRKRLKTLRG, via the coding sequence ATGAAGGGCTATACTCAAGCGCGTTGGCCTGAGCCCTTAATATTCGAGCTTGGAAGATCCGGCAGGAGTGGTGTAACCCTACCTAAGGCTGAGGAGGCGGTAAAGGCTATCGGCGATTGGAGGTCGTTAGCCCCGAAGAACATGTTAAGGGCTGAACCACCCGACTTACCTGAGGTTACCGAGGTCGAGGTAGTTAGGCATTACGTTAGGCTTTCACAGATGAGCTACGGGGTGGATTTAGGCTTCTACCCGCTTGGGAGCTGCACCATGAAGTATAACCCTAAGGTTTGCGAGGCCTTAGCCAACCTTGACCAAGTGCACTGGATCCACCCGTATCAAGAGGAGGAAACGGTGCAAGGCGCCTTGGAGCTCATGTATAAGCTTTCCTCTTGGCTAGCGGAGATTACGGGTACTGACGCCGTATCCCTTCAACCTGCGGCCGGAGCTCATGGTGAGTTCGTTGGGACGCTGATAATGAGGGCCTACCATAAGCTTAGGGGTGAGACCCGTATCGAGATAATAGTACCTGACTCGGCCCACGGGACAAACCCGGCTAGTGCAGCTATGGCCGGGTTTAAGGTTGTCGTCGTGCCGACTAGGGGTGACGGCTGCATCGACATGGAAGCGTTAAAAAGCGTACTCTCAAACCGAACGGCCGGTTTAATGCTTACCAACCCTAATACGTTAGGGGTTTTCGAGAAGGATATCGTGGAGATAGCGAAGATGGTACATGAACAAGGCGGACTACTCTACTACGATGGGGCGAACCTAAACGCTATACTTGGTAAGGCTAGGCCGGGTGATATGGGCTTCGACATAGTACATATAAACCTACATAAGACGTTTTCGACACCCCATGGCGGCGGCGGGCCCGGAGCGGGGCCTATAGGCGTTAAGAAGCATCTTGAGGAGTTTCTACCCGTACCCTTAGTTAGGTATGACGGTAAGAAGTATTATTTGGACTACGACTTACCTCATAGTATAGGTAAGGTTAGAGCCTTCTACGGCAACTTTGAGGTGTTAGTACGTGCGTTCGCGTATATCTTAAGCATGGGCGCTGAAGGGTTAAGGAAGGCGTCCGAGGTAGCGGTGCTTAACGCTAACTATTTAGCGAGGAAGGTGTCAAGGATTGAAGGTTTAACTGTACCTTACGGCGGCTTAGTTAAACACGAGTTTGTAGCTAGCGCCTCTAAGCTTAAGTCGGCTACTGGCGTTGAAACGAAGCATGTAGCGAAGAGGCTACTGGATTACGGTGTTCATGCACCTACCGTTTACTTCCCGCTTATAGTTGGCGAGGCGTTAATGATTGAGCCAACCGAAACGGAGGCCTTAGAGGAGATCGATAGGTTCGCTGAGGCCTTATCTAGCATAGTTAATGAGGCTCGGGAGAAGCGTGAAGCCGTTCTTAACGCGCCCCATTCGACGTCGGTGGGGCTCCTGGACGAGGTTAAAGCCTCCCACCCTAAGACTTTAAGCTTAAGCTGGAGAATGATGCGTAAGCGGCTAAAAACTTTAAGAGGGTGA
- the gcvH gene encoding glycine cleavage system protein GcvH: protein MLKVDDVNIPDDLYYSREHEWARVEGEGVVRIGVTDYAQKMLHEIVFVNLPKEGVSVKQMEALGAVESVKAVSDVYSPVSGRVVAVNQELLNSPELINQDPYGKGWIALIQPDNLKDDLARLLTASQYADYVKRLLKEK, encoded by the coding sequence ATGTTGAAGGTTGACGACGTAAACATACCCGATGATTTATACTATAGCCGTGAGCATGAATGGGCGAGGGTTGAAGGTGAAGGCGTAGTAAGGATCGGCGTAACCGATTACGCTCAGAAAATGCTTCACGAGATAGTGTTCGTCAACCTACCTAAGGAGGGGGTAAGCGTAAAGCAGATGGAGGCCTTAGGGGCTGTAGAATCGGTTAAAGCGGTCTCCGACGTATACTCCCCGGTATCAGGACGCGTAGTAGCCGTAAACCAAGAGCTTTTAAATAGCCCGGAGCTAATAAACCAGGACCCCTACGGTAAGGGGTGGATAGCGTTAATACAGCCAGACAACCTTAAGGATGATCTAGCCCGCCTATTAACAGCTTCACAGTACGCGGACTACGTTAAACGGCTTCTTAAAGAAAAGTAA
- a CDS encoding class I SAM-dependent methyltransferase, whose product MDVPFVSSPEHVVRRMLQLAEVKPGDVVYDLGAGDGRILFIAAKEFGAHAIGVEIRKDLYSQIEEKIKLYNLNSEVQVIHGSFYDVDLSKADVVTMYLLTSVNEKLRPKLERELKPGARVVSHDFEVPGWRPWRVEEVYDRWCTHKIFVYKKL is encoded by the coding sequence TTGGACGTTCCCTTCGTTAGTAGCCCTGAACACGTAGTAAGAAGGATGCTTCAATTAGCCGAGGTTAAGCCCGGCGACGTTGTTTACGACCTAGGCGCTGGGGATGGACGAATACTGTTTATAGCTGCTAAAGAGTTTGGCGCTCACGCCATCGGCGTTGAAATAAGGAAGGATCTATACTCGCAGATAGAGGAGAAAATTAAGCTTTACAATTTAAACTCCGAGGTTCAAGTAATCCATGGAAGCTTTTACGATGTGGATTTAAGTAAAGCCGACGTCGTGACGATGTACCTTTTAACGAGCGTTAACGAAAAATTAAGGCCAAAGCTTGAAAGAGAGCTTAAACCTGGAGCGCGAGTTGTTTCCCATGACTTCGAGGTTCCTGGTTGGCGTCCTTGGCGCGTCGAAGAGGTTTACGACCGTTGGTGTACACATAAAATATTCGTATATAAGAAGCTATAA
- a CDS encoding DUF2153 family protein yields MDWVEAQKKILNAFKEADKELENADRLMQVLASRNACFHIARTIKGFESWLQNPLVIGLMPKEMADEVRRKLWDLMKEVMEFDIKHTSDFTNLLKKMSDEGKLPRVLFEKREEARRVPYTL; encoded by the coding sequence ATGGATTGGGTTGAGGCCCAGAAGAAGATCTTAAACGCCTTTAAAGAGGCAGATAAGGAGCTTGAAAACGCGGATAGGTTAATGCAGGTGTTAGCTTCTAGGAACGCCTGCTTCCATATAGCTAGAACCATTAAGGGCTTCGAAAGCTGGCTTCAAAACCCTTTAGTAATAGGGCTTATGCCTAAGGAGATGGCCGACGAGGTTCGGAGGAAGCTATGGGACCTCATGAAGGAGGTAATGGAGTTCGATATAAAGCATACGAGCGACTTCACGAACCTACTGAAGAAGATGAGCGACGAAGGCAAACTTCCACGCGTTCTCTTCGAGAAAAGGGAGGAAGCACGAAGAGTCCCCTATACGCTTTAA
- a CDS encoding small multi-drug export protein, with translation MVGVEDQLQVLILIFVLSMLPLSELRGAIPVGLAAGVNPILVYVTAITGNILPVPLILFTLKSVEDSLCLMARRKASFNASSAGLALRIVNAYSTYLERTRRRVIPYVNRYGPLGLALFTAIPLPLTGAWTASLAAYLLGMDKWTALISIALGVLAAGVIVMGGFTALLTL, from the coding sequence ATGGTGGGGGTTGAGGATCAGCTACAGGTCTTAATACTGATCTTCGTGCTTTCCATGCTCCCATTATCGGAGCTTAGAGGAGCTATACCGGTAGGGTTAGCAGCCGGCGTTAACCCGATCCTCGTATACGTAACGGCGATAACCGGTAATATTTTACCGGTGCCTTTAATACTCTTTACGCTTAAAAGCGTGGAGGACTCACTATGTTTAATGGCGCGGCGTAAAGCTTCCTTTAACGCTTCTTCCGCCGGTTTAGCTTTACGCATTGTTAACGCGTATTCAACATACTTAGAGCGGACGCGGAGGAGGGTTATTCCATACGTTAATCGTTACGGTCCTTTAGGGTTAGCCCTATTCACGGCTATACCGCTACCTTTAACGGGTGCTTGGACCGCTTCATTGGCGGCGTACCTACTAGGTATGGATAAATGGACCGCCTTGATCTCGATAGCCTTAGGAGTATTAGCGGCTGGAGTCATAGTAATGGGGGGTTTCACGGCGCTACTTACCCTTTAA